The proteins below are encoded in one region of Streptomyces cyanogenus:
- a CDS encoding ABC transporter permease produces MSETTHDGTVTVTAAPSPDEGLTAAELAEKYGLSVSGARPSLVEYVRQLWGRRHFVLAFSQAKLTAQYSQAKLGQLWQVATPLLNAAVYFFIFGLILHASRGMSRDVYIPFLVTGVFVFTFTQSSVMSGVRAISGNLGLVRALHFPRAALPVSFSLQQLQQLLFSMIVLFVVAIGFGSYPSPSWLLIVPVLVLQFLFNTGLALIVARMGAKTPDLAQLMPFVLRTWMYASGVMFSIPVMLQDKPQWIATVLQWNPAAIYMDLMRFALIDGYGAENLPAHVWAAAGGWAVLFAVGGFVYFWKAEERYGRG; encoded by the coding sequence GTGAGTGAGACCACGCACGACGGCACGGTCACGGTGACCGCGGCCCCGTCGCCCGACGAGGGACTGACGGCGGCCGAGCTCGCCGAAAAGTACGGGCTCTCCGTGAGCGGCGCCCGGCCCTCGCTCGTGGAGTACGTCCGTCAGCTCTGGGGCCGCCGCCACTTCGTCCTCGCCTTCTCCCAGGCGAAGCTGACCGCGCAGTACAGCCAGGCCAAGCTCGGCCAGCTCTGGCAGGTGGCCACGCCGCTGCTGAACGCGGCCGTGTACTTCTTCATCTTCGGGCTGATCCTGCACGCGAGCCGCGGCATGTCCCGGGACGTGTACATCCCGTTCCTGGTGACCGGCGTCTTCGTGTTCACCTTCACCCAGAGCTCGGTGATGTCCGGCGTCCGCGCGATCTCCGGCAACCTCGGCCTGGTGCGCGCCCTGCACTTCCCGCGCGCCGCGCTGCCCGTCTCCTTCTCGCTCCAGCAGCTCCAGCAGCTGCTGTTCTCGATGATCGTGCTGTTCGTCGTGGCGATCGGCTTCGGCAGCTACCCCAGCCCGTCCTGGCTGCTGATCGTGCCGGTGCTGGTGCTGCAGTTCCTGTTCAACACCGGCCTCGCGCTGATCGTGGCCCGCATGGGTGCCAAGACGCCGGACCTCGCGCAGCTGATGCCGTTCGTCCTGCGCACCTGGATGTACGCGTCCGGCGTGATGTTCTCCATCCCGGTCATGCTGCAGGACAAGCCGCAGTGGATCGCGACGGTGCTGCAGTGGAACCCGGCGGCCATCTACATGGACCTGATGCGCTTCGCCCTGATCGACGGCTACGGTGCCGAGAACCTGCCCGCCCACGTCTGGGCCGCGGCCGGCGGCTGGGCCGTGCTCTTCGCCGTGGGCGGGTTCGTGTACTTCTGGAAGGCGGAGGAGAGGTACGGCCGTGGCTGA
- a CDS encoding ABC transporter ATP-binding protein, which yields MAEQNAGQDAQERRPTVIADDLHIVYRVNGAKTGKGSATAALSRILRRGSDDAARGVRKVHAVRGVSFVAYRGEAIGLIGSNGSGKSTLLRAIAGLLPAEKGKVYTDGQPSLLGVNAALMNDLTGERNIILGGLAMGMSREQIKERYQDIVDFSGINEKGDFITLPMRTYSSGMAARLRFSIAAAKDHDVLMIDEALATGDRKFQKRSEERIRELRKEAGTVFLVSHNNKSIRDTCNRVLWLERGELRMDGPTDEVLKEYEKFTGK from the coding sequence GTGGCTGAGCAGAACGCCGGGCAGGACGCGCAGGAGCGTCGCCCCACCGTCATCGCGGACGACCTGCACATCGTCTACCGGGTCAACGGCGCCAAGACCGGCAAGGGCAGCGCGACGGCGGCCCTGAGCCGGATCCTCAGGCGGGGCTCGGACGACGCGGCGCGCGGGGTGCGCAAGGTGCACGCCGTGCGCGGTGTGTCCTTCGTCGCCTACCGCGGCGAGGCCATCGGTCTGATCGGCTCCAACGGCTCCGGCAAGTCCACGCTGCTGCGCGCCATCGCCGGCCTGCTGCCCGCGGAGAAGGGCAAGGTCTACACCGACGGCCAGCCCTCCCTGCTGGGTGTCAACGCGGCCCTGATGAACGACCTCACGGGCGAGCGGAACATCATCCTGGGCGGTCTCGCCATGGGCATGTCGCGCGAGCAGATCAAGGAGCGCTACCAGGACATCGTCGACTTCTCGGGGATCAACGAGAAGGGCGACTTCATCACCCTGCCGATGCGCACGTACTCCTCCGGCATGGCGGCGCGCCTGCGCTTCTCCATCGCCGCCGCCAAGGACCACGACGTCCTCATGATCGACGAGGCGCTGGCCACCGGCGACCGCAAGTTCCAGAAGCGCTCCGAGGAGCGCATCCGGGAACTGCGCAAGGAGGCCGGAACGGTTTTCCTGGTCAGCCACAACAACAAGTCCATCCGCGACACCTGCAACCGCGTGCTGTGGCTGGAACGCGGTGAACTGCGCATGGACGGACCCACCGACGAGGTCCTGAAGGAGTACGAGAAGTTCACGGGCAAGTGA
- the hpnC gene encoding squalene synthase HpnC, translating to MTATGTAPDLERATLDKAAGENFPVAPFFLPRAWREDLMAVYGFARLVDDIGDGDLAPGGADARLLGLSPAAAADRPALLDAFETDLRRVFGGTPRHPLLRRLQHTVRRRALTPEPFLGLVAANRQDQLVTRYETYDDLLAYCELSANPVGRLVLAVTGTSTPERIRLSDAICTALQIVEHLQDVAEDLGRDRIYLPAEDMKRFHVQEADLAAKTASASVRALVAYEAQRARDLLDEGAPLVGSVHGRLKLLLAGFVAGGRAAIRAIAAAEYDVLPGPPRPGKVRLLREAGAILRGEG from the coding sequence ATGACGGCCACCGGCACGGCGCCAGACCTGGAACGCGCCACTCTGGACAAGGCCGCGGGCGAGAACTTCCCCGTGGCTCCCTTCTTCCTGCCCAGGGCCTGGCGCGAGGACCTCATGGCCGTCTACGGCTTCGCCCGCCTCGTGGACGACATCGGCGACGGCGACCTCGCCCCCGGCGGCGCCGACGCCCGGCTGCTCGGCCTGTCGCCCGCCGCTGCCGCGGACCGGCCGGCCCTCCTCGACGCCTTCGAGACCGACCTGCGCCGCGTCTTCGGCGGCACCCCGCGCCACCCGCTGCTGCGCCGCCTGCAGCACACCGTCCGCCGCCGCGCCCTCACCCCCGAGCCGTTCCTCGGGCTGGTCGCCGCCAACCGCCAGGACCAGCTCGTCACCCGCTACGAGACCTACGACGACCTCCTCGCCTACTGCGAACTGTCCGCCAACCCCGTCGGCCGCCTCGTCCTCGCCGTCACCGGCACCTCGACCCCCGAGCGGATCCGGCTGTCCGACGCGATCTGCACGGCGCTGCAGATCGTGGAGCACCTCCAGGACGTCGCCGAGGACCTCGGCCGCGACCGGATCTACCTCCCCGCCGAGGACATGAAGCGCTTCCACGTCCAGGAAGCGGACCTCGCCGCGAAAACCGCGAGCGCATCGGTGCGCGCCCTGGTTGCATACGAGGCGCAACGTGCCCGCGATCTGCTGGATGAAGGCGCCCCCCTGGTGGGTAGCGTCCACGGAAGGCTGAAGCTGCTGCTCGCGGGGTTCGTGGCGGGGGGAAGGGCGGCGATCCGGGCGATCGCCGCCGCCGAATACGACGTACTTCCCGGCCCGCCCAGACCCGGCAAGGTCCGGTTGCTGCGCGAGGCGGGCGCGATCCTGCGAGGAGAGGGGTGA
- a CDS encoding CDP-alcohol phosphatidyltransferase family protein — MSRPSVAELRPVVHPAGVKDRRSGEHWAGRLYMREVSLRVDRYLVNTRVTPNQLTYLMTVCGVLAAPALLVPGIAGAVLGVVATQLYLLLDCVDGEIARWKKQYSLGGVYLDRVGAYLTDAAVLVGLGLRAADLWGTGRIDWLWAFLGTLAALGAILIKAETDLVGVARHQTGRPPVQEAASELRSSGMALARRAASALKFHRLILGIEASLLILVLAIVDQARGDLFFTRLGTAVLAGIAMLQTLLHLVSILASSRLK, encoded by the coding sequence ATGTCAAGGCCATCGGTAGCTGAACTCCGTCCGGTCGTCCACCCCGCGGGGGTGAAGGACCGGCGCAGCGGTGAGCACTGGGCGGGACGCCTCTACATGCGCGAGGTGTCCCTGCGCGTCGACCGCTACCTGGTGAACACCAGGGTCACGCCCAACCAGCTCACGTACCTGATGACCGTCTGCGGGGTGCTCGCGGCCCCGGCCCTGCTGGTGCCGGGGATCGCGGGCGCCGTGCTCGGTGTGGTCGCCACCCAGCTGTACCTGCTGCTGGACTGCGTCGACGGCGAGATCGCCCGCTGGAAGAAGCAGTACTCGCTCGGCGGGGTCTACCTGGACCGCGTCGGCGCCTACCTCACCGACGCGGCCGTCCTCGTCGGCCTCGGCCTGCGCGCCGCCGACCTGTGGGGCACCGGCCGTATCGACTGGCTGTGGGCCTTCCTGGGCACCCTCGCCGCGCTCGGCGCCATCCTGATCAAGGCCGAGACCGACCTGGTCGGCGTCGCCCGCCACCAGACCGGCAGGCCGCCGGTGCAGGAGGCCGCCTCCGAGCTGCGTTCCTCCGGCATGGCGCTGGCCCGGCGGGCCGCCTCGGCGCTCAAGTTCCACCGGCTGATCCTCGGCATCGAGGCCTCGCTGCTCATCCTGGTCCTCGCGATCGTGGACCAGGCCCGCGGCGACCTGTTCTTCACCCGCCTCGGCACGGCCGTCCTCGCCGGCATCGCGATGCTGCAGACCCTGCTGCACCTGGTGTCCATCCTCGCCTCCAGCAGGCTGAAGTGA
- a CDS encoding glycosyltransferase family 2 protein, which yields MKVGAVIITMGNRPEELRALLDSVAKQDGDPVEVVVVGNGSPVPDVPEGVRTVELPENLGIPGGRNVGIEAFGPGGRNVDILLFLDDDGLLARHDTAELCREAFAADPELGIISFRIADPDTGETQRRHVPRLRASDPMRSSRVTTFLGGANAVRTRVFAEVGGLPDEFFYAHEETDLAWRALDAGWMIDYRSDMVLYHPTTAPSRHAVYHRMVARNRVWLARRNLPALLVPVYLGVWLLLTLLRRPSGPALKAWFGGFREGWTTPCGPRRPMRWRTVWRLTRLGRPPVI from the coding sequence ATGAAGGTCGGCGCCGTCATCATCACCATGGGAAACCGGCCCGAGGAGCTGCGGGCCCTGCTGGACTCCGTCGCCAAGCAGGACGGCGACCCGGTGGAGGTGGTCGTCGTCGGCAACGGCTCGCCCGTCCCGGACGTCCCCGAGGGCGTACGGACGGTGGAGCTGCCCGAGAACCTCGGCATCCCCGGCGGCCGCAACGTCGGCATAGAGGCCTTCGGGCCCGGCGGCCGCAACGTCGACATATTGCTCTTCCTCGACGACGACGGCCTGCTCGCCCGGCACGACACCGCCGAGCTGTGCCGGGAGGCCTTCGCGGCCGACCCGGAGCTCGGCATCATCAGCTTCCGCATCGCCGACCCCGACACCGGCGAGACGCAGCGCCGGCACGTACCGAGGCTGCGCGCCTCCGACCCGATGCGCTCCTCCCGGGTCACCACCTTCCTCGGCGGCGCCAACGCCGTCCGCACCCGCGTCTTCGCCGAGGTCGGCGGGCTCCCGGACGAGTTCTTCTACGCGCACGAGGAGACCGACCTGGCCTGGCGCGCCCTCGACGCCGGCTGGATGATCGACTACCGGTCCGACATGGTGCTGTACCACCCGACGACCGCGCCCTCGCGGCACGCGGTCTACCACCGCATGGTCGCCCGCAACCGCGTCTGGCTCGCCCGCCGCAACCTGCCCGCCCTCCTGGTCCCGGTCTACCTGGGGGTCTGGCTGCTGCTCACGCTGCTCCGCCGCCCCTCGGGGCCGGCCCTGAAGGCATGGTTCGGCGGCTTCCGGGAAGGCTGGACCACGCCCTGCGGCCCGCGCCGCCCGATGCGCTGGCGTACGGTGTGGCGACTCACCCGACTGGGCCGTCCCCCGGTCATCTGA